The genomic region CGGTTCATGAACGCCTCACGGCGGATGGGCGTGCCACACCGCCGGCACGGCTCGCCCTCACGGCCGTACACGTTCAGCTCCCTGTCGAAGTAACCGCTCTCGCCGTTGACGTTGACGTAGAGGGCGTCGAAGCTGGTGCCGCCCTCCTTGATCGCCTCACCCAGCACGTCACGGACGTGCCCGAGCAGGCGCTGCGCGGCCGGCCCGGTCAGCGCGTCGGTGGGGCGGACGCCGTGCAGTCGGGCACGCCAGAGCGCCTCGTCGGCGTAGATGTTGCCCACCCCGGAGATCAGCGTCTGGTCGAGCAGGGCGCGCTTCACCTCGGTCCGTCGGCGGCGCAGCGAGGCGACGAACTCCGTGTCGGAGAACTCCGGGTCCATCGGGTCGCGGGCGATGTGCGCGATCTCCGCGGGCAGCTCGGCGCCACCTTCACTCACCGAGAGCCCACCGAACGTGCGCTGGTCGACGAAGCGCAGCTCCGGCCCGTCGTCGGCGAACCGGAACCGGACCCGCAGGTGGGTCTCGTCCGGAGTGCCGGGCTGCTGGAGCAGCAACTGCCCGGACATGCCGAGGTGCCCGATCACCGCGTCGCCGCTGTCCAGCGGAAGCCACAGGTACTTGCCGCGGCGGCGGACGTCCAGCACGGTCCGGTCGGCGAGCACGTCGGCGAAGTGCGCCCCACCCGGGACGTGCCGCCGGACGGCGCGCGGGTGTCGGACCTCGACCGAGGCGATCCGCCGACCGATCACCCACTGGGCGAGCCCCTGCCGTACGGTCTCGACCTCGGGCAGCTCAGGCACGGCGTACACCAGTCTCGTGGCCGTCGGCACCCCCGGCCGGCATGGACTGCGCCAGGTGGTCGGCCTGCTCGCTCTGGGCTGCCCGCTCGGCGCGCTCCAACGGCCCGAACGACTCGTCCCCGTCGGTCAGGTCACTGCCGTCGCCCGGCTGGTCCCGGTGGTCGGTGCTGGCCCGCCCGTTCTGGCCGCTCTGGCTGGTCTGGCCTTCGTCGTCGGGGCCGTTCTGCTCGGCGAGCGTCCGCCAGGCCGCCTCGGCGGCCCGCTGCTCGGCCTCCTTCTTGCTGCGTCCCTCGGCGCCGCCGTAGCGGTTGCCGGCCACCACGACCCAGGCGGTGAACGTCTTCAGGTGGTCCGGGCCGGTGCCCTCGATCCGGTACTCCGGAACGCCGAGCCCCAACGCCGCGGTCAACTCCTGGAGGCTGGTCTTCCAGTCCAGGGCGGCACCCCGGCCAGCCGACTCGGCCATCAGCGGGTCGAAGAGCCTGTGGATCACGATCCCGGCGGTGTCCAGCCCGTACTGGAGGTAGATCGCGCCGAGCAGCGCCTCAAGCGTGTCGGCGAGGATGCTCGCCTTGTCCCGCCCACCGGTGGTCTCCTCACCCTTGCCGAGCAGCAGGTACGCGCCGAGGCCGTCCGGCCCCAGACCACGCGCCACGTCGGCGAGCGCCCGCATGTTGACCACGCTGGCCCGCAGCTTGGCCAACTGGCCCTCGGGCAGATCGGGATGGTTGTGGAACAGCGCCGTGGTGATCACGACGCCGAGCACCGAGTCGCCGAGGAACTCCAGCCGTTCGTTTGTCGGCAGGCCACCGTTCTCGTACGCGTACGAGCGGTGGGTCAGCGCCCGTTCCAGCAGGTCCGGCTCGATGCTGACGCCGAACGCGGCTTCCAGGTGACCGACGGACGCCCGCCGCCGCTTGTCGTTGCTCATGATGTACGTACCTCGGTGTCGGTGGAGCGGTCTGAGCGGTCGGCCACGGCGTCGCCGTCGAGCAACGCGGAAACCAGGTCGATGGCGTGTCTCCGCCACAGGTGAGCGGCGAGGGCGATGCCGGAGGCGACGTCGTCGGCGCCGGCGGAGCCGTG from Micromonospora profundi harbors:
- the mutM gene encoding bifunctional DNA-formamidopyrimidine glycosylase/DNA-(apurinic or apyrimidinic site) lyase, whose translation is MPELPEVETVRQGLAQWVIGRRIASVEVRHPRAVRRHVPGGAHFADVLADRTVLDVRRRGKYLWLPLDSGDAVIGHLGMSGQLLLQQPGTPDETHLRVRFRFADDGPELRFVDQRTFGGLSVSEGGAELPAEIAHIARDPMDPEFSDTEFVASLRRRRTEVKRALLDQTLISGVGNIYADEALWRARLHGVRPTDALTGPAAQRLLGHVRDVLGEAIKEGGTSFDALYVNVNGESGYFDRELNVYGREGEPCRRCGTPIRREAFMNRSSYSCPRCQPRPRGSLRG
- the rnc gene encoding ribonuclease III, with protein sequence MSNDKRRRASVGHLEAAFGVSIEPDLLERALTHRSYAYENGGLPTNERLEFLGDSVLGVVITTALFHNHPDLPEGQLAKLRASVVNMRALADVARGLGPDGLGAYLLLGKGEETTGGRDKASILADTLEALLGAIYLQYGLDTAGIVIHRLFDPLMAESAGRGAALDWKTSLQELTAALGLGVPEYRIEGTGPDHLKTFTAWVVVAGNRYGGAEGRSKKEAEQRAAEAAWRTLAEQNGPDDEGQTSQSGQNGRASTDHRDQPGDGSDLTDGDESFGPLERAERAAQSEQADHLAQSMPAGGADGHETGVRRA